A section of the Veillonella criceti genome encodes:
- the dat gene encoding D-amino-acid transaminase encodes MKELTYFNGEFVEPGAKCVSLDDRGYCFGDGVYEVTRVFNGRCFAFSYHQDRLYRSMRFMDIPVKMPPEDLQELHEIMIEQSGITDGYIYLQITRGVEPRHHAYDRAKLEPTMYMYIRPIKEDLSKLGDGVKAISLPDERWHHVDIKTLNLIPNILAQTKAEKKFAYSAVLFRDGICTEGATSNVFAVKDGILYTHPADELILKGITRQLVVTRVAPTAGVSLIEKEFDREFVDNADELFFTDTIGGIIPIIKLDRQPVGNGNVGPVTMKLRDGYEKLLAEGLA; translated from the coding sequence ATGAAAGAGTTAACCTATTTTAATGGCGAATTTGTTGAGCCCGGTGCTAAATGTGTGAGCCTTGATGATCGTGGGTATTGCTTTGGCGATGGTGTATATGAAGTAACCCGTGTATTTAATGGCCGTTGTTTTGCTTTTTCCTATCATCAAGATCGACTCTATCGCTCCATGCGTTTCATGGATATTCCTGTGAAAATGCCACCAGAAGATTTGCAAGAATTACATGAGATAATGATTGAACAAAGTGGTATTACCGATGGGTATATTTATTTGCAGATTACCCGTGGTGTAGAACCTCGTCATCACGCGTATGATCGAGCTAAATTAGAGCCTACCATGTATATGTATATTCGTCCTATTAAAGAGGATTTAAGCAAATTAGGGGACGGCGTAAAGGCCATTAGCTTACCTGATGAACGTTGGCATCATGTAGATATTAAAACGTTAAATTTAATTCCTAATATTTTGGCACAGACTAAGGCAGAAAAGAAATTTGCTTATTCGGCCGTGTTGTTCCGTGATGGTATTTGTACTGAAGGGGCTACTTCGAATGTGTTTGCTGTCAAAGATGGTATTTTATATACACATCCAGCTGATGAATTGATTTTAAAAGGGATTACGCGTCAATTAGTGGTAACGCGTGTAGCGCCAACAGCAGGGGTTTCCTTGATTGAAAAAGAATTTGACCGTGAATTTGTAGACAATGCGGATGAATTATTCTTCACAGATACGATTGGCGGCATTATTCCAATTATTAAACTAGATCGTCAACCTGTAGGAAATGGTAACGTAGGGCCTGTAACTATGAAACTTCGTGACGGCTATGAAAAATTATTAGCTGAAGGTTTGGCGTAG
- a CDS encoding acyltransferase — MRQSFLPEITYMRGLCMLGVIGIHVGSFALSNPQANTQLIGLLEILSRFTVPAFFFLSAFGLFYHTSSFEVFSYKDFLWRRSRVVLFPYVAWSLLYVLYAGATVGSFAGLLPRYLVPTLFFGNGYYHLYFMVILLWFYLLMPLWRVMVRGILQQPIVWLSVLFLVQVAFNFWSSYYSGQITFQNPWLQYAYAMKLNYWVLHYVWIFLLGAVVAERYEAVVEGLWRYRGLLTIVFALSVALMMGSYYYVLSERHYTLLEAIYTIHQLSPMGMVYTGAATLFFLFFFLSTPMSSVAKAFWEQIGTQSYGIYLIHPFMLIVLTFGMVKAQLQYTAVVVIGLYICTVCLSYLGTLGLQQLPKVVRRILLGR; from the coding sequence TTGAGACAGTCGTTTTTACCTGAAATCACCTATATGCGTGGACTCTGTATGCTTGGTGTTATTGGAATTCACGTTGGTTCTTTTGCACTGAGTAATCCGCAGGCCAATACGCAACTTATCGGCTTATTGGAGATTTTATCGCGCTTTACAGTGCCCGCTTTTTTCTTTTTATCGGCTTTTGGCTTGTTTTATCATACGTCTAGTTTTGAAGTCTTTTCGTATAAAGATTTTTTGTGGCGCCGTTCAAGGGTCGTCTTATTTCCTTATGTAGCGTGGTCTTTATTATATGTTTTGTATGCAGGTGCTACTGTAGGGAGTTTTGCAGGTCTTCTACCGCGATATTTAGTGCCGACATTGTTTTTTGGCAATGGCTATTACCATTTATATTTTATGGTTATTCTATTGTGGTTTTATTTACTTATGCCGTTGTGGCGTGTAATGGTGCGGGGGATTTTACAACAGCCTATAGTTTGGTTAAGTGTACTGTTTTTAGTGCAAGTGGCATTTAACTTTTGGTCATCTTATTATAGTGGGCAAATTACCTTTCAGAATCCGTGGTTACAATATGCATATGCTATGAAGCTTAATTACTGGGTGTTGCACTACGTTTGGATTTTCTTATTGGGTGCCGTCGTAGCCGAGCGTTATGAAGCCGTGGTTGAAGGTTTGTGGCGTTATAGAGGCCTATTAACAATCGTGTTTGCTTTATCGGTAGCTCTCATGATGGGGAGTTATTATTATGTATTAAGTGAACGTCATTATACGCTATTGGAAGCTATTTATACCATTCATCAACTCAGTCCTATGGGTATGGTATATACTGGGGCTGCTACGTTGTTCTTTCTATTTTTCTTCTTGTCTACGCCTATGAGTAGTGTGGCAAAGGCCTTTTGGGAACAAATAGGGACGCAGTCTTATGGAATTTATTTAATTCATCCATTCATGTTGATTGTTTTGACTTTTGGTATGGTTAAAGCGCAACTTCAATATACAGCAGTTGTTGTGATTGGACTCTATATTTGCACTGTTTGTCTATCCTATTTAGGAACGCTAGGCTTACAGCAACTACCAAAAGTGGTGCGACGTATTTTATTAGGGCGATAG
- a CDS encoding DUF4127 family protein — protein MSKRFSWFAGALAAAVLWGTSQVSAATILFVPQDNRPVSLSYTVDTAEGAGYTVITPPDYLVSGKNYRGEADKIWQWVDENAARADVMVLSTDTLIYGGLVDSRKHNLSLNMLLNRTKQIGSLHEKYPNVPIYAFGTVMRSPRASGGGVEPSYYDEYGPTIFQIAALQDKLDAGNLNQEEQASLVQLQSTVPIEYLQDWFNRRQKNMTVNRALIDETRKGVFKYFALGHDDTSTLSQSALESRYLKLYSKGLKVDQYGSFPGADQLGLLLIARAHVDRNHLKPSFEVIYPLGGAGETVPHYEDQSVAKTIAEHVEAVGGTMTTNGKPDILLAVNTPLGKVTGESEAFENFPMISASTNAFLDKVETAINQQVPVSVADISYSNGADNTFVYGLYKRGLLYKVESYNGWNTASNTVGYAIAQGVLGKVMPEQKHHNMLTQQYLDNWAYQANIRKDIYRMQDSIRTDNVRYTGTLNEKLEAYMGERVQDFAEKYLQIDPRTVSARFPWGRLFETDITVYDQPIAPLQKELRLQREAEARAKAEAEAKAKAEAEAKAKAAANGGAVATTANGASGAMSTVVPVTKE, from the coding sequence GTGAGTAAACGATTTTCCTGGTTTGCAGGAGCGTTAGCAGCTGCTGTTTTATGGGGAACATCGCAAGTGTCGGCGGCTACGATTTTATTTGTACCACAAGACAATCGACCAGTTAGTTTATCCTACACAGTTGATACTGCCGAAGGGGCTGGTTATACGGTGATTACGCCACCGGATTATTTAGTATCTGGTAAAAATTATCGTGGTGAAGCGGATAAGATTTGGCAATGGGTTGATGAAAATGCAGCGCGGGCCGATGTGATGGTATTGAGTACGGATACTTTAATTTATGGTGGTTTAGTAGATTCACGTAAACATAATTTATCCTTAAATATGTTATTAAACCGGACGAAGCAGATTGGTAGCTTGCATGAAAAATATCCTAATGTGCCAATTTATGCTTTCGGTACCGTTATGCGTTCGCCTAGGGCTAGTGGGGGTGGTGTAGAACCATCCTATTATGATGAATATGGTCCTACGATTTTCCAAATTGCAGCTTTACAAGATAAATTAGATGCTGGTAATTTGAATCAAGAGGAACAAGCAAGTCTTGTACAATTACAGTCAACGGTGCCTATTGAATATTTACAGGACTGGTTTAATCGTCGTCAAAAGAATATGACGGTGAATCGGGCCTTGATTGATGAAACTCGTAAGGGCGTTTTCAAATATTTTGCACTGGGTCATGATGATACCAGCACTTTATCGCAGTCTGCGTTAGAAAGTCGTTACTTAAAACTATATAGTAAAGGACTTAAAGTGGATCAATATGGCAGTTTCCCAGGGGCTGACCAATTAGGCTTATTATTGATTGCCCGTGCTCATGTAGACCGTAATCATTTAAAACCTTCCTTTGAAGTGATTTATCCATTAGGTGGTGCTGGTGAAACGGTGCCTCATTATGAAGATCAGTCGGTAGCTAAGACGATTGCGGAACATGTGGAAGCTGTTGGTGGTACAATGACTACGAATGGCAAACCAGATATCTTGTTAGCTGTAAATACGCCACTTGGTAAAGTAACGGGTGAGTCGGAAGCGTTTGAAAACTTCCCTATGATTTCAGCGAGTACGAATGCTTTCCTTGATAAAGTGGAAACGGCTATTAATCAACAGGTGCCTGTTAGTGTAGCAGATATTTCCTACTCTAATGGGGCAGACAATACATTTGTATACGGACTTTATAAACGAGGGTTATTATATAAAGTAGAGTCGTATAATGGCTGGAACACAGCTAGTAACACGGTGGGGTATGCGATTGCTCAAGGTGTACTTGGTAAGGTTATGCCTGAACAGAAGCATCATAATATGTTAACGCAACAATATTTAGATAATTGGGCTTATCAAGCGAATATTCGCAAGGATATTTATCGTATGCAAGATTCTATTCGAACTGACAATGTTCGTTATACCGGCACCTTGAATGAAAAATTAGAGGCTTATATGGGTGAACGAGTTCAAGATTTTGCTGAAAAGTACTTGCAAATTGATCCGCGGACGGTATCGGCACGTTTCCCATGGGGACGTTTGTTTGAAACAGATATTACCGTGTATGATCAACCAATAGCCCCATTACAGAAAGAGTTACGTTTACAGCGTGAAGCGGAAGCACGTGCTAAGGCAGAAGCAGAAGCAAAAGCTAAGGCTGAAGCTGAGGCTAAAGCAAAAGCGGCAGCGAATGGCGGCGCAGTAGCAACAACCGCTAATGGAGCGAGTGGCGCTATGTCTACAGTTGTGCCAGTAACGAAAGAATAG
- a CDS encoding trimeric intracellular cation channel family protein: MELLWFTFDIIGTIAFAISGTLVGIGRRMDIFGMLVLALATAIGGGIMRDLMVGNIPPNSLRTFTYVFIVMAVTFGVFFIYRVRRAHYIGTRWVRRMYLGADTLGLASFTVTGAGIGVYSYPEMPVLAVILGLLTAVGGGVIRDILAQRVPSVLREEVYALPAIIGGIVYYGFYHMGQWQLASYSAFIIVVVIRTLALRYNWSLPRIR, translated from the coding sequence TTGGAATTACTATGGTTTACATTTGACATTATTGGTACAATTGCCTTTGCCATTTCAGGCACGCTGGTAGGAATTGGGCGACGTATGGATATTTTTGGCATGTTAGTCTTAGCGTTAGCGACAGCTATTGGCGGTGGGATTATGCGTGATTTGATGGTAGGCAATATACCGCCTAATTCATTACGTACGTTTACCTATGTGTTTATTGTTATGGCTGTCACCTTTGGTGTATTTTTTATCTATCGAGTACGGCGGGCACATTATATTGGTACTCGTTGGGTACGACGTATGTATCTTGGTGCAGATACACTGGGACTTGCTTCGTTTACAGTAACTGGAGCGGGGATTGGCGTGTATAGTTATCCTGAAATGCCTGTGTTGGCCGTCATATTAGGTCTTTTAACGGCTGTTGGTGGTGGCGTGATTCGTGATATCTTAGCGCAGCGCGTGCCATCCGTATTGCGTGAAGAGGTCTATGCGTTACCAGCGATTATAGGGGGCATTGTGTATTATGGATTTTATCATATGGGGCAATGGCAGTTAGCTTCGTATAGTGCGTTTATTATTGTTGTAGTTATCCGTACATTAGCGCTGCGTTATAACTGGAGTTTACCGCGTATTCGCTAG
- a CDS encoding alanine/glycine:cation symporter family protein, which produces MESFIGAVETIVNTVNDVLWGYILMYALIGIGVFFTIYLGAPQFIRFGPACRQVFGRLYKGHKPKGSDDNKSISSFQALAVAISAQVGTGNVAGVATAIMAGGPGAIFWMWLSAMFGMATIFSEAILAQHYREDVKGQFIGGPAFYISKGLKNIIGHGSANFLAYFFSVAIIIALGFIGCMVQSNSIASSINSAFGFEPLYVGLIIALFAGLIFIGGIRRIATFAQLVVPFMAILYILCAIIILFEFSDHIVPTIQYIFEGAFNPQAIGGGALGVTIKEAIRFGVARGLFSNEAGMGSTPHAHATALVLHPVLQGFVAFFGVFFDTIIICTATALIILLTGSHELGLSGALVTQQAFATAFGDIGPAIIAICLTFFAFTTVVGWYYFGESNIRFLFKQKNIAIHIYRIIVLVFIVLGSAGKVDLVWNLSDMFNGIMVIPNLIALILLRKEIKDILKHYDESRQDGPPSYEYPEMNR; this is translated from the coding sequence ATGGAAAGCTTTATTGGAGCAGTTGAAACCATCGTCAATACAGTGAACGATGTATTATGGGGCTATATACTTATGTATGCCTTAATCGGGATTGGCGTTTTCTTTACTATTTATTTAGGGGCACCACAATTTATTCGTTTTGGTCCTGCCTGCCGCCAAGTATTTGGTCGACTCTATAAAGGCCACAAGCCAAAAGGTAGCGATGATAATAAATCAATCTCCTCTTTCCAAGCCCTTGCCGTTGCCATCTCAGCGCAAGTAGGCACAGGTAATGTGGCCGGCGTAGCTACAGCCATTATGGCCGGTGGTCCTGGGGCTATCTTCTGGATGTGGTTAAGTGCTATGTTTGGCATGGCTACTATCTTTTCAGAAGCAATTTTAGCTCAGCATTATCGGGAAGATGTAAAGGGCCAATTCATTGGGGGCCCTGCGTTCTATATTTCAAAAGGGTTAAAAAATATAATTGGCCATGGTTCCGCTAATTTTCTCGCTTACTTTTTCTCCGTTGCCATTATTATAGCCTTAGGTTTTATAGGCTGTATGGTACAATCTAACTCCATCGCTTCGTCCATCAATAGTGCTTTTGGTTTTGAACCCTTATACGTTGGTCTTATCATCGCCCTATTTGCCGGTTTAATTTTTATTGGTGGTATACGACGCATTGCTACCTTTGCCCAATTAGTAGTTCCTTTTATGGCCATTCTTTACATACTTTGTGCCATTATTATTCTATTTGAATTTTCTGATCACATTGTACCAACCATCCAATATATTTTTGAAGGTGCTTTTAACCCACAAGCTATCGGGGGCGGTGCTTTAGGGGTAACTATAAAAGAAGCGATTCGCTTTGGTGTTGCCCGTGGGCTATTTTCTAATGAAGCCGGTATGGGATCTACACCGCATGCCCATGCAACAGCTTTAGTATTGCATCCAGTTCTACAAGGTTTTGTTGCTTTCTTTGGTGTATTCTTTGATACCATTATCATTTGTACAGCTACCGCTTTAATTATTCTTTTGACTGGTAGTCATGAACTCGGCCTATCTGGTGCACTTGTTACCCAGCAAGCCTTCGCTACAGCCTTTGGTGATATTGGACCTGCTATTATCGCTATTTGCTTAACATTCTTCGCTTTTACTACCGTTGTCGGTTGGTATTATTTCGGCGAATCCAATATTCGATTCTTATTCAAACAAAAAAATATAGCCATTCATATCTATCGTATTATTGTATTGGTATTCATTGTACTAGGATCTGCTGGTAAAGTGGATTTAGTCTGGAACTTAAGTGATATGTTTAACGGGATCATGGTTATTCCAAACTTAATTGCCTTAATTCTACTTCGCAAAGAAATCAAGGATATCCTAAAACATTATGATGAAAGTCGCCAAGATGGTCCCCCTTCTTATGAATATCCTGAAATGAATCGATAG
- a CDS encoding PPC domain-containing DNA-binding protein, producing MQYKRLGTTHIAFRLNPGEELVESIEKIAREANITTAMIQGLGATNDIVLETYRASEKKYYHHRLTGDFEITSITGTIDLLNNDYYSHLHITIADQEGHSHGGHLTSAIISVTAEMILTLLPEDIHRDYDEEAELNLWQLDE from the coding sequence ATGCAATACAAACGTCTTGGCACTACCCATATTGCCTTTCGTCTTAATCCGGGTGAAGAGCTTGTCGAATCCATTGAAAAAATTGCTCGTGAAGCAAACATAACTACCGCTATGATTCAAGGTCTTGGTGCGACTAACGACATTGTCCTTGAAACCTATCGAGCCTCTGAAAAGAAATATTATCATCATCGCCTAACCGGTGATTTTGAAATTACTTCTATCACAGGTACTATTGATTTATTAAACAACGACTATTACTCTCATCTCCACATTACTATTGCTGACCAAGAAGGCCATTCACATGGTGGTCATTTAACAAGTGCCATTATCAGTGTAACTGCGGAAATGATACTTACCTTATTACCTGAGGATATTCATCGGGACTATGATGAAGAAGCTGAGTTGAACTTGTGGCAGTTGGATGAATAA
- the cas6 gene encoding CRISPR system precrRNA processing endoribonuclease RAMP protein Cas6 — protein MILGAIEFELRCVKEGNIDKYNGRAVHGAFFSLLQTVSEEEATFYHNMSQLKPFSLSSLTFKFKIKETDNKIKVKPGTEAMFRIACWDERLLELILSIPQYSEIKINQAVFVLEERYVGGEESHPNTGVISEMDLFKICQIDKKFKEVKFEFLSPVSFRVDTFDYPMPLPQLIFKSLLIKWNMNTTDNILDKELIESIASSMPPVFWKGRTQRVFYGRDRGVNGFIGNISFAIGHLSLEEQRLICLLASFAEFCGVGRLTAQGLGETRISMN, from the coding sequence ATGATTTTAGGTGCGATTGAGTTTGAATTACGATGTGTAAAAGAAGGAAATATAGACAAGTATAATGGACGAGCTGTGCATGGGGCCTTTTTTTCTTTGCTTCAGACTGTTAGTGAAGAAGAAGCGACATTTTATCATAATATGTCTCAATTGAAACCTTTTTCGTTATCGTCATTAACTTTTAAATTTAAAATTAAGGAAACTGATAATAAAATCAAAGTTAAGCCAGGGACAGAAGCTATGTTTCGTATTGCTTGTTGGGATGAAAGGTTGTTAGAGTTAATACTATCTATTCCACAATATAGCGAAATTAAAATTAATCAGGCTGTATTTGTTTTGGAAGAACGTTATGTAGGTGGAGAGGAGTCGCATCCGAATACAGGCGTAATTTCTGAAATGGATTTATTTAAAATTTGTCAAATTGATAAAAAGTTTAAAGAGGTAAAATTTGAGTTTTTGAGCCCTGTTTCATTTCGGGTAGATACATTTGATTATCCCATGCCATTACCACAATTAATTTTTAAATCATTGCTTATAAAATGGAATATGAATACAACAGATAATATCCTTGATAAGGAGCTTATAGAGTCAATTGCTTCTTCTATGCCACCAGTTTTTTGGAAAGGTAGAACACAACGAGTATTTTATGGGCGTGATAGAGGTGTCAATGGCTTTATTGGAAACATCTCTTTTGCTATAGGGCATCTATCCTTAGAAGAGCAACGATTAATTTGCTTATTAGCTAGTTTTGCTGAATTTTGTGGTGTAGGTCGGTTGACAGCTCAAGGGTTGGGTGAAACAAGAATAAGCATGAATTAA
- the cas1 gene encoding CRISPR-associated endonuclease Cas1, whose translation MPILYLLSPGAVASKSGGRVVVAKDGSVQYSIPLKTVKQVVISKYAQISTQLIAELIVNKVIIIYVDYKGRVLSYLGGHRVGANKLIQQVNLFTNSVYQLELARYIVKHKIMAQTELLKRYVKKDSSGEINNSLQYLKQAFFMCQRSASVEKLRGTEGMASKYYFEAFSSVLRADTWQWVGREHKGTMDPVNSLLSYAYSFLEREVRLAMMEIYLDERIGVLHSNNGRKDSLVYDLMDLLRQKVTDRLVLKVLNVKTFSIDDFVFEEKGCFLSSQGQVKWIEVYEKYMETEFKGLDGLTPRKLIEREVKDFYKQVREYQKETADNSK comes from the coding sequence ATGCCGATACTGTATTTATTATCGCCAGGGGCTGTAGCAAGTAAAAGCGGAGGGCGAGTTGTGGTTGCCAAGGATGGTAGTGTTCAATATAGTATACCCTTAAAAACAGTAAAACAGGTCGTAATTAGTAAATATGCACAAATATCGACTCAACTTATTGCTGAATTAATTGTTAATAAGGTTATTATTATTTATGTAGATTATAAAGGTAGAGTATTATCTTATTTGGGCGGACATAGAGTGGGGGCAAATAAATTAATCCAGCAAGTAAATTTATTTACAAACTCTGTTTATCAGTTAGAGTTGGCACGTTATATTGTTAAACATAAAATTATGGCACAAACAGAGCTTTTAAAAAGATATGTAAAAAAAGATAGTTCTGGGGAAATAAATAATTCGTTACAATATTTAAAACAAGCATTTTTTATGTGTCAACGTTCTGCTTCTGTTGAAAAATTGCGTGGGACTGAAGGAATGGCTTCAAAGTATTATTTTGAAGCTTTCAGTAGTGTATTAAGAGCAGATACTTGGCAGTGGGTGGGACGTGAACACAAGGGGACTATGGATCCAGTAAATTCTTTGTTGAGTTATGCCTATAGTTTTTTAGAACGGGAAGTACGCTTAGCTATGATGGAGATTTATTTGGATGAACGAATTGGTGTTCTTCATAGTAATAATGGGCGTAAAGATAGTTTAGTTTATGATTTAATGGATTTATTAAGACAAAAGGTAACAGATCGATTAGTATTAAAGGTATTAAATGTAAAGACTTTTTCTATTGATGATTTTGTTTTTGAAGAAAAAGGCTGTTTTTTATCATCTCAAGGTCAGGTAAAATGGATTGAGGTATATGAAAAGTATATGGAAACTGAATTTAAAGGATTAGATGGCTTAACTCCGAGAAAATTAATTGAGAGAGAAGTGAAAGATTTTTATAAACAGGTCCGAGAATATCAGAAAGAGACAGCAGATAATAGTAAATAA
- a CDS encoding TIGR03986 family type III CRISPR-associated RAMP protein encodes MESKNSKKSVNKVQEISFEKFATSPYNFVPLPKKVVVSPLASSEEWKKIVNNNDKVKAQAAYKSYVKEYGCYSGYIDLKITNKSPLYIGGSDDFASYSPAGVPIIPGSSLRGMVKNIFKILSCSAMRTYNKNNTDGDVADRHLYFRAITSISLEQNEYSTQHTQAYYTEKLLGAEDKRGKYAKPKSGFLVKIRSSSKDNEATEAKYFIFKGDSSRKRISDDKNYPKIDDIGVIWDKYSSKNDSEKTVTCKIITGNMSGKKHYYTITCNNFSDTNRIEVPKSVVEDYYADYKLVLGSNTDMVAEKSLTEGNRKRFFLFSKAEKHGGLFKHDNQEKIQAITGRSDIEFIIPCFYSEENNKVVHFGHGHLYRIAYDKSIGEHIPKSINSNVVDFTDAMFGKKEWWASRVFFSDASLEGDAKYVCKEAKYPKALMSPNPTSHQLYLNQPDKGGEINHWGKSSGIRGYKLYWHQQISKNYWCSNDQTKFVNGTKKIRPLDWGNKFSGKIYFNELTDLELGALLEVFNQKQSQYYFKIGQGKSIGLGSIMIVTNLVLDDLNKRYSALLGNMGFEEPMSNLDQQSFVDKFNEYRKEQLGDNASQESFNKTKETLLAMMNWNGKGSEEWLQKVAYMTLSGDDKKKFTHRIPLKPALEFESIKIR; translated from the coding sequence ATGGAATCAAAGAATAGCAAGAAATCGGTTAATAAAGTGCAAGAAATTAGTTTTGAAAAGTTTGCTACATCTCCATATAACTTTGTGCCACTTCCAAAAAAAGTTGTAGTATCACCATTGGCGAGTTCTGAGGAATGGAAAAAAATAGTTAACAATAATGATAAAGTAAAGGCACAAGCTGCTTATAAATCATATGTAAAAGAGTATGGATGCTACTCTGGTTATATTGATTTAAAGATAACAAATAAAAGTCCCCTTTATATAGGGGGGAGTGACGATTTCGCGTCTTACTCTCCCGCTGGAGTGCCAATTATTCCGGGAAGTTCGCTTCGTGGTATGGTAAAAAATATTTTCAAAATTTTATCTTGTAGTGCTATGAGAACCTATAATAAGAATAATACAGATGGTGATGTAGCTGATCGACATCTATATTTTAGAGCGATTACTAGTATTAGTCTTGAACAAAATGAATATTCTACTCAACATACACAGGCTTATTATACTGAAAAATTGTTGGGAGCTGAAGACAAACGAGGTAAGTATGCAAAACCGAAGAGTGGCTTTTTAGTGAAGATTAGGAGTTCTAGTAAAGATAATGAGGCTACAGAAGCAAAATATTTTATCTTTAAGGGCGATTCGAGCCGTAAGAGGATTTCAGATGATAAAAATTATCCGAAAATTGATGACATAGGTGTTATTTGGGATAAATATTCGTCTAAAAATGATAGTGAAAAAACAGTTACATGTAAGATTATTACTGGCAATATGAGTGGAAAAAAACATTATTATACTATTACTTGTAATAATTTTTCAGATACAAATCGCATTGAAGTACCAAAATCCGTAGTAGAAGATTATTATGCTGATTATAAATTGGTATTAGGTAGTAATACGGATATGGTAGCAGAAAAGAGTTTAACAGAAGGTAATCGAAAACGTTTTTTCTTATTCTCGAAAGCTGAAAAACATGGAGGTTTATTTAAACATGATAATCAAGAAAAAATTCAAGCTATTACTGGGCGCTCAGATATTGAATTTATAATACCTTGTTTTTATAGTGAAGAAAATAATAAGGTAGTTCATTTTGGCCATGGTCATTTATATCGAATTGCTTATGACAAATCGATTGGTGAACACATCCCTAAATCAATTAATAGCAATGTTGTAGATTTTACAGATGCTATGTTTGGCAAGAAGGAGTGGTGGGCGAGTCGAGTGTTCTTTAGTGATGCGTCTTTGGAAGGAGACGCTAAATACGTTTGTAAAGAAGCAAAGTATCCGAAGGCTTTAATGAGTCCCAATCCGACGTCGCACCAATTATATTTGAATCAACCAGATAAAGGGGGAGAAATTAATCATTGGGGCAAAAGTTCAGGCATTCGTGGTTATAAGTTATATTGGCATCAACAAATTAGTAAAAATTACTGGTGTAGCAATGATCAAACAAAATTTGTGAATGGTACGAAAAAGATTAGACCGCTAGATTGGGGCAATAAGTTCTCTGGTAAAATATATTTTAATGAATTAACTGATCTTGAATTAGGGGCTTTATTAGAAGTGTTTAATCAGAAACAGTCACAGTATTATTTTAAGATTGGCCAAGGTAAAAGTATTGGTTTAGGTAGTATTATGATTGTTACCAATTTAGTCCTTGATGACTTGAATAAACGATATAGTGCGCTCTTAGGGAATATGGGATTTGAGGAACCTATGTCTAATTTAGACCAACAGAGTTTCGTCGATAAGTTTAATGAATATAGGAAAGAACAACTTGGCGATAATGCGAGTCAAGAGTCTTTTAATAAGACCAAAGAAACTTTATTGGCTATGATGAATTGGAATGGTAAGGGCAGTGAAGAGTGGTTACAAAAGGTAGCTTATATGACTCTTAGTGGTGATGATAAAAAGAAATTTACTCATAGAATTCCATTAAAGCCAGCATTAGAATTTGAAAGTATAAAAATTAGATAG
- the csx19 gene encoding type III-D CRISPR-associated protein Csx19 — protein sequence MSIDLVKQSLFYQAGKSNISSFTFKSDCFEDIIAQYIKQEATVVVWFINKVSWGRVKGGIIELIDNEPLNLNLVLELRIFNEQEELYLKKGNDEFRARYICDTLDGDMDVEFVDSMGRLWGTNAGYGQQGVKLEDSNRKIKMTIPVAEDSKYYGLVTRNYIGFSDNEVSGAKVYLAGYDDYRFLRIEAWED from the coding sequence ATGTCAATAGATTTAGTAAAACAATCGTTATTTTATCAAGCTGGTAAGAGTAATATAAGCTCGTTTACTTTTAAATCAGATTGTTTTGAAGATATAATTGCCCAATATATAAAACAAGAAGCTACAGTTGTTGTTTGGTTTATAAATAAAGTGAGTTGGGGACGAGTTAAAGGAGGGATTATAGAACTGATTGATAATGAACCATTGAATTTAAACTTGGTGTTAGAGTTACGAATTTTTAATGAACAGGAAGAGCTATATTTGAAAAAGGGCAATGATGAATTTAGAGCTCGTTATATTTGTGATACATTAGATGGAGATATGGATGTAGAATTTGTCGATAGTATGGGACGATTATGGGGCACTAATGCGGGCTATGGTCAACAGGGCGTTAAATTAGAAGATAGTAATCGTAAGATAAAAATGACCATACCAGTAGCAGAAGATTCAAAGTATTATGGATTAGTGACGCGTAATTACATAGGCTTTTCTGATAATGAAGTATCTGGTGCTAAAGTATATTTAGCTGGTTATGATGATTACAGATTTCTTCGAATAGAGGCATGGGAGGATTAA